CCCATCACGGCACTCTCGGCGATCTTGTCCTTCTTGACGTAATGGAAGACCTTGGGGGCGTCGTCGTCGGTTCCGTCGTCGACGCGTTCGTCTGCGTCGGTGCGCTCGATCGTCTGAGTCTGCATAGAAGACATTGTGCCCGGTAAGACAGCCGTAAGAAACCGGCATGCATATCGATCACAAACTGTGGAACAGTAGAGCTATGAAGCGTGAGCTGGGATTCGACGACGAAGGTCGGCCCGTGCTCATCACCGCCGCGGCGACACCGTACGAAGAGCAGCATCGCCAGCGCGTGCGGAAGTACCTGGCGATCATGTCTTTTCGGATTCCCGCGCTGATCCTGGCGGCCGCCGCGTACGGCCTGTGGCACAACGGCCTGATCTCGCTG
This is a stretch of genomic DNA from Mycobacterium sp. ELW1. It encodes these proteins:
- a CDS encoding DUF3039 domain-containing protein — encoded protein: MQTQTIERTDADERVDDGTDDDAPKVFHYVKKDKIAESAVMGTHVVALCGEVFPVTRAAKPGSPVCPDCKRVYENLKKG